The following are encoded in a window of Flavobacterium sp. WC2421 genomic DNA:
- the rpsB gene encoding 30S ribosomal protein S2, producing MSNKVEVKELLEAGVHFGHMTRKWDPNMAPYIYMERNGIHIINLYKTAAKIEEANEALKKIAASGRKILFVATKKQAKDIVAEKAKAANMPYITERWPGGMLTNFVTIRKAVKKMATIDKMKKDGTFMTLSKKERLQVDRLRAKLEKNLGSISDMSRLPAALFVVDIKAEHIAIKEAQKLNIPVFAMVDTNSDPREVEFVIPSNDDASKSIDKILSLVTAAITEGLSDRGSDKEADATEKAAPAAVATATTEEVVAPAAETAAPATEE from the coding sequence ATGTCAAACAAAGTAGAAGTAAAAGAATTACTAGAAGCAGGTGTTCACTTCGGACACATGACTAGAAAATGGGATCCAAACATGGCTCCGTACATTTATATGGAACGTAATGGTATACACATTATCAATCTATATAAAACTGCAGCAAAAATTGAAGAGGCTAATGAAGCTTTGAAAAAAATCGCTGCATCAGGTAGAAAAATATTATTTGTTGCTACCAAAAAACAAGCAAAAGACATCGTTGCTGAAAAAGCAAAAGCTGCAAACATGCCTTACATCACTGAAAGATGGCCTGGTGGAATGCTAACTAACTTCGTAACTATCCGTAAAGCTGTTAAAAAAATGGCTACTATTGATAAAATGAAGAAAGATGGTACTTTCATGACACTTTCAAAGAAAGAGCGTTTACAAGTTGATCGTCTTCGTGCTAAATTAGAGAAAAATTTAGGTTCAATTTCTGATATGTCAAGATTACCAGCTGCATTATTTGTAGTAGACATCAAAGCTGAACACATCGCAATAAAAGAAGCTCAAAAATTAAACATTCCAGTTTTTGCAATGGTTGATACTAACTCTGATCCTCGTGAAGTAGAGTTTGTAATTCCATCAAATGATGATGCTTCTAAATCAATCGATAAAATTTTATCTTTAGTTACAGCTGCAATCACTGAAGGACTTTCTGATAGAGGGTCTGACAAAGAAGCTGACGCAACTGAAAAAGCTGCTCCTGCTGCTGTAGCAACTGCTACAACTGAAGAAGTAGTAGCTCCAGCTGCTGAAACAGCTGCACCAGCAACTGAAGAATAA
- the tsf gene encoding translation elongation factor Ts, whose protein sequence is MATITAADVNKLRTITGAGMMDCKKALVEAEGDFDLAIENLRKKGQKVAANRSDRESTEGAAIAVVNADKTAGVVITLNCETDFVGMNESFVKMATEMATLALNFDSKEAFLASDFNGITIADKLIEQTGVIGEKLEIRTFEKLEGAFIGSYIHSGNKIATLVALSAKLEGGEEVARNIAMQAAAMAPIALNEEGVDAATIEKEIEIAKDLLRQEGKPEAMLDNIAKGKLARFFKDNTLVNQDYIKDNKLSVANYVKSLDKDLIVTGFKRAALG, encoded by the coding sequence ATGGCAACAATTACAGCTGCAGACGTAAATAAATTAAGAACAATAACCGGTGCAGGAATGATGGACTGCAAAAAAGCATTAGTTGAAGCAGAAGGAGATTTTGATTTAGCGATCGAAAACCTTCGTAAAAAAGGACAAAAAGTAGCGGCTAACCGTTCAGATAGAGAATCTACTGAAGGCGCTGCAATTGCTGTTGTAAATGCTGACAAAACTGCTGGTGTAGTGATCACTTTAAACTGTGAGACTGACTTCGTAGGTATGAATGAAAGTTTTGTGAAAATGGCTACTGAAATGGCTACTTTAGCATTAAATTTTGATTCAAAAGAAGCATTTTTAGCTTCAGATTTCAACGGAATTACTATTGCTGATAAATTAATTGAGCAAACTGGAGTTATTGGTGAAAAATTAGAAATCAGAACTTTCGAAAAATTAGAAGGTGCTTTTATCGGATCTTACATCCACTCTGGAAACAAAATCGCAACTTTAGTAGCTCTTTCTGCAAAATTAGAAGGTGGTGAAGAGGTAGCTAGAAATATTGCTATGCAAGCTGCTGCAATGGCTCCTATCGCGTTAAACGAAGAAGGTGTTGATGCTGCAACTATCGAAAAAGAAATTGAAATTGCTAAAGATTTACTTCGTCAAGAAGGAAAACCAGAAGCAATGTTAGACAATATCGCTAAAGGTAAATTGGCTCGTTTCTTTAAAGACAATACTTTAGTAAACCAAGATTACATCAAAGACAATAAATTAAGTGTTGCTAACTACGTAAAATCTTTAGATAAAGATCTTATCGTTACAGGATTTAAAAGAGCGGCTTTAGGTTAA
- a CDS encoding queuosine precursor transporter, translating into MLKTKKEFVFIILAGIFITNAVVAELIGGKLIQIGPFVMSIGILPWPVVFLTTDLINEYFGETGVKKLSLITACLIAYAFVILFFAINVPAAVGISPVNDNQFYAVFGQSMWIIVGSIIAFMVSQLIDVSIFWFFKKRTGEQKIWLRTTGSTVISQLFDSFIVLGIAFWLPGKINFDTFISSALTGYVFKLTIAILLTPLIYLGHHIIKKYLSEETEE; encoded by the coding sequence ATGCTCAAAACAAAAAAAGAATTTGTCTTTATCATCCTTGCAGGAATCTTCATCACTAATGCTGTTGTAGCAGAATTAATAGGCGGTAAATTAATCCAAATTGGCCCTTTTGTAATGAGTATAGGAATCTTGCCTTGGCCAGTTGTATTCCTAACAACTGATTTAATTAATGAATATTTTGGAGAAACAGGCGTAAAAAAACTGTCCTTAATAACGGCTTGCTTAATAGCATATGCTTTTGTCATATTGTTTTTTGCCATAAATGTTCCAGCAGCTGTAGGCATCAGTCCTGTAAATGACAATCAATTTTATGCCGTTTTTGGGCAAAGTATGTGGATTATTGTAGGAAGCATAATTGCATTTATGGTTTCTCAACTAATAGATGTTAGCATCTTTTGGTTTTTCAAGAAGCGCACTGGAGAACAAAAAATATGGCTTCGTACTACTGGTTCCACTGTAATCTCACAATTATTTGACTCCTTCATTGTTTTAGGAATTGCATTTTGGTTGCCTGGAAAAATAAATTTCGATACTTTTATCTCATCTGCATTAACGGGTTATGTTTTTAAATTAACCATTGCTATATTACTCACTCCGTTAATATATTTAGGGCATCATATTATTAAAAAATACTTATCTGAAGAAACTGAAGAATAA
- a CDS encoding DNA-3-methyladenine glycosylase I: MEEKTRCGWCLSSDLYKEYHDQEWGTPVYDDATLFEFLILETFQAGLSWITILNKRENFRKAFDTFDYKKIANYSEDKIQELLLDSGIIRNKLKVRSAVSNAQAFIKIQEEFGTFSKYIWGFTDGKPIVNNPKTLKEVPATTPLSDVISKDLKKRGFKFVGSTVIYANMQATGMVNDHVQDCWKRN, from the coding sequence ATGGAAGAAAAAACAAGATGCGGCTGGTGCTTATCAAGCGATTTATATAAAGAATACCACGATCAAGAATGGGGAACTCCTGTTTATGATGACGCTACGCTATTCGAATTTTTAATTCTTGAAACCTTTCAAGCTGGATTAAGTTGGATAACTATACTCAACAAAAGAGAGAATTTCAGAAAAGCTTTTGACACATTCGATTATAAAAAAATAGCCAACTATTCTGAAGATAAAATTCAAGAATTACTATTAGACAGTGGAATTATTCGCAACAAATTAAAAGTTCGATCGGCTGTTTCTAATGCACAAGCTTTTATCAAGATTCAAGAAGAATTTGGAACTTTTTCAAAATATATTTGGGGATTTACTGATGGAAAACCGATTGTCAATAACCCCAAAACCCTAAAAGAGGTTCCAGCTACTACTCCATTGTCCGACGTTATTAGCAAAGATTTAAAAAAAAGAGGCTTTAAATTTGTCGGCTCCACTGTAATCTACGCCAACATGCAAGCCACTGGAATGGTTAACGATCATGTTCAAGATTGCTGGAAACGCAACTAA
- the thiS gene encoding sulfur carrier protein ThiS, which yields MELKINNQTKQFAADSLTVQALLDLEIPEKQNGIAIAINNTVIPKSTWNSHSIQETDIILIISATQGG from the coding sequence ATGGAGCTTAAAATCAACAACCAAACAAAACAATTTGCCGCAGACAGCCTAACTGTTCAAGCACTTCTGGACTTGGAAATTCCCGAAAAACAAAACGGAATTGCCATAGCCATCAACAATACGGTTATTCCAAAATCCACCTGGAATTCCCATTCTATACAAGAAACCGACATTATTCTAATCATTTCTGCGACCCAAGGAGGCTAA
- the thiC gene encoding phosphomethylpyrimidine synthase ThiC, giving the protein MTNEEKISRTPFPNSTKIYVDGTIHPIKVAMREIALADTKMSNGRIEKNPPVTVYDTSGPFTDPNIDIDIRKGLPRIREQWILDRNDVEELTEITSEYGKQRLRDEKLNDLRFEYLHKPMRAKKGANVSQLYYAKQGIITPEMEYIAIRENQRIEQINDQTKAMQCQHGGQSFGANTPKSKITPEFVRSEVARGRAIIPNNINHPESEPMIVGRNFLVKINANIGNSAVTSTIEEEVEKAVWACRWGADTIMDLSTGKNIHETREWIIRNSPVPIGTVPIYQALEKVNGIAEDLTWEVFRDTLIEQAEQGVSYFTIHAGVLLRYIHLTAERVTGIVSRGGSIMAKWCLFHHKENFLYTHFEDICEIMKQYDVAFSLGDGLRPGSIADANDAAQFAELETLGELTKVAWKHDVQVFIEGPGHVPMHMIKENMDKQLEHCDEAPFYTLGPLTTDIAPGYDHITSAIGAAMIGWYGCAMLCYVTPKEHLGLPNKKDVKDGVITYKISAHAADLAKGHPGSQYRDNALSKARFEFRWEDQFNLSLDPDTAREFHDETLPAEGAKIAHFCSMCGPKFCSMKISQEIRDVAEAEKGMKEKSEEFIEQGKEIYI; this is encoded by the coding sequence ATGACAAACGAAGAAAAAATATCAAGAACTCCTTTCCCAAATTCCACCAAAATATATGTGGACGGAACAATTCATCCTATAAAAGTAGCCATGCGAGAAATCGCATTGGCGGACACTAAAATGTCAAATGGACGAATTGAAAAAAATCCTCCCGTTACCGTTTACGATACTTCGGGACCATTCACCGATCCAAATATCGACATCGACATTCGAAAAGGTTTGCCTCGCATCCGCGAACAATGGATTCTAGATCGTAATGATGTAGAAGAACTTACAGAAATCACATCAGAATACGGAAAACAACGACTACGTGACGAAAAACTTAACGACTTGCGTTTTGAATATTTGCACAAACCCATGCGTGCCAAAAAAGGGGCTAATGTATCCCAATTGTATTATGCAAAACAAGGAATCATCACTCCCGAAATGGAATACATTGCCATTAGAGAAAACCAAAGAATTGAACAAATAAATGACCAAACTAAAGCAATGCAGTGCCAACATGGTGGTCAAAGTTTTGGTGCCAACACGCCAAAATCTAAAATCACACCAGAGTTTGTTCGTTCTGAAGTAGCCAGAGGTCGTGCCATTATTCCAAACAACATCAACCATCCAGAAAGTGAACCTATGATTGTAGGCCGTAACTTCTTAGTGAAAATTAATGCCAACATTGGTAATAGCGCAGTTACTTCAACTATCGAAGAAGAAGTAGAAAAAGCAGTTTGGGCTTGCCGCTGGGGAGCTGACACAATTATGGATTTATCAACGGGTAAAAATATTCATGAAACCAGAGAATGGATTATCCGTAACTCTCCAGTACCAATTGGTACGGTGCCAATTTACCAAGCATTGGAAAAAGTAAACGGAATTGCCGAGGACTTAACATGGGAAGTTTTTCGTGATACCTTAATCGAACAAGCAGAACAAGGAGTTTCTTATTTTACGATTCATGCCGGAGTATTATTACGCTACATTCACTTAACAGCGGAGCGTGTTACAGGAATCGTTTCTCGAGGTGGTTCGATTATGGCAAAATGGTGTTTGTTCCACCATAAAGAAAACTTTTTATACACCCATTTCGAAGACATTTGCGAAATCATGAAACAATATGATGTTGCTTTTTCATTAGGAGATGGTTTACGTCCGGGTTCAATTGCAGATGCGAATGATGCAGCACAATTTGCCGAATTAGAAACTTTAGGTGAGCTAACAAAAGTAGCTTGGAAGCACGATGTACAAGTTTTTATTGAAGGCCCTGGTCATGTTCCTATGCACATGATTAAAGAAAACATGGACAAACAACTAGAACATTGTGACGAAGCTCCATTTTACACCTTAGGTCCCTTAACTACAGATATTGCACCTGGTTACGACCACATTACTTCAGCCATTGGCGCGGCAATGATTGGTTGGTATGGTTGTGCTATGTTGTGTTATGTTACCCCAAAAGAACACCTTGGACTACCCAATAAAAAAGATGTGAAAGATGGCGTTATCACTTATAAGATTTCTGCACATGCAGCAGACTTAGCCAAAGGGCATCCAGGATCACAATACCGTGACAATGCTTTAAGCAAAGCACGTTTTGAATTCCGTTGGGAAGACCAGTTTAATTTATCATTAGATCCAGACACAGCAAGAGAATTTCATGATGAAACTTTACCTGCTGAAGGAGCTAAAATAGCACATTTTTGTTCGATGTGTGGCCCAAAATTCTGCTCCATGAAAATTTCACAAGAAATCCGTGATGTTGCCGAAGCCGAAAAAGGAATGAAAGAAAAATCAGAAGAATTTATTGAGCAAGGGAAAGAAATTTATATTTAA
- a CDS encoding thiamine phosphate synthase, with product MIVITNPIPIANEINTIHSLFESGLELLHVRKPDYSDEEMIAFLSKIELKHCSKLVLHHHHDLAEEFGINRIHFTETKRFQLRITADQFIESTSTHSITDFNSLHTRFDYAFLSPIYPSISKPNYVSRMNLLETTKQRTNFKTKLVALGGVSSENITETYKFGFDSVALLGTIWNSKNPIENFKLCQQFAHSF from the coding sequence ATGATAGTAATCACAAACCCTATTCCCATAGCAAATGAAATCAACACCATTCATTCTCTTTTTGAGAGTGGATTGGAGTTGCTTCATGTCCGCAAACCTGATTATTCTGACGAGGAAATGATAGCGTTTTTATCTAAAATCGAATTAAAACACTGCTCTAAATTGGTTCTACACCACCATCATGATTTAGCTGAAGAATTCGGGATCAACAGAATTCATTTTACAGAAACTAAAAGATTTCAATTAAGGATTACCGCTGACCAATTTATAGAATCTACCTCGACACATTCGATAACAGATTTCAATTCATTGCATACCCGTTTTGATTACGCTTTTCTGAGTCCGATTTACCCAAGTATTTCAAAACCTAACTATGTCTCTAGAATGAACCTTTTAGAAACAACAAAACAACGAACTAATTTCAAAACTAAACTCGTTGCCTTAGGTGGAGTTTCTTCAGAGAACATCACAGAAACATACAAATTTGGTTTTGATTCAGTAGCCCTTTTAGGAACCATTTGGAACAGTAAAAATCCGATAGAAAATTTTAAATTATGTCAACAATTCGCCCATTCGTTCTAA
- a CDS encoding hydroxymethylpyrimidine/phosphomethylpyrimidine kinase produces MSTIRPFVLSIAGFDPSAGAGILADVKTFEQHQVYGFAISTANTIQTEEEFFKIEWTDINFVLESLEKLLSTYDIKAVKIGIIPSLDYLKKIVLSIKRLSPKTKIVWDTVLKSTTQFNFITVEQQDLLIEILKKTDLITPNYDEILSFSLDEKKPVLIALALSKYTSILLKGGHNSATVGTDYLYSKNEIFRLSPKTTLVFQKHGSGCVLSSAITANLALGQDLLTACNNAKIYIETYLSSNQTKLGYHYV; encoded by the coding sequence ATGTCAACAATTCGCCCATTCGTTCTAAGCATAGCAGGATTTGATCCTTCAGCCGGTGCTGGCATTTTAGCAGATGTAAAAACATTTGAACAACATCAAGTTTACGGTTTTGCCATAAGCACAGCCAATACTATCCAAACTGAAGAGGAGTTCTTCAAAATAGAATGGACTGACATTAATTTTGTTTTAGAATCACTAGAAAAATTATTGAGTACCTATGATATAAAAGCAGTAAAAATTGGAATAATACCTTCATTGGATTACTTAAAAAAAATTGTATTAAGTATCAAACGACTTTCGCCAAAAACAAAAATCGTTTGGGATACAGTTTTGAAATCCACAACCCAATTCAACTTTATAACTGTAGAACAGCAAGATTTATTAATAGAAATCTTAAAAAAAACAGATTTAATAACACCCAATTACGATGAGATTTTATCGTTTTCATTGGATGAAAAAAAACCAGTTCTAATAGCTCTAGCACTTTCAAAATACACTTCGATTTTACTTAAAGGAGGACATAATTCAGCTACAGTTGGGACAGATTATTTATATAGCAAGAATGAAATTTTCAGGCTTTCGCCAAAAACTACTTTGGTTTTCCAAAAGCACGGTTCTGGTTGCGTATTGTCATCGGCCATTACTGCCAATTTAGCTTTAGGCCAAGACTTATTAACTGCTTGTAATAATGCCAAAATATATATAGAAACATACTTATCATCAAATCAAACTAAATTAGGATATCATTATGTATAA
- a CDS encoding thiamine phosphate synthase, whose protein sequence is MYNKLQYISQGNTIKKQLYAIHSALDNGCDWIQMRFKNPNVLEVLTLAEAVKKLTQDYTSTFIINDNVQLAKQLDADGVHLGLTDMGIIEARSILGPSKIIGGTANTFEDILRRAAEDCDYIGLGPFQYTTTKQNLSPILGLEGYCDIIEKMRTYCIKIPIYAIGGIDFENIENLMETGIYGIAVSSLITKNKNPSELITQLNEKLYVSI, encoded by the coding sequence ATGTATAATAAATTACAATACATTTCTCAAGGAAATACAATCAAAAAACAGTTGTATGCTATCCATAGCGCATTAGACAATGGGTGCGACTGGATCCAAATGCGATTCAAAAATCCAAATGTGCTTGAAGTTTTAACTTTGGCAGAAGCCGTAAAAAAGTTAACTCAAGACTATACATCCACATTTATCATCAATGATAATGTCCAATTAGCAAAACAACTGGACGCAGATGGAGTCCATTTAGGCTTAACAGATATGGGGATTATTGAAGCCCGCTCCATTTTGGGGCCTTCAAAAATCATTGGAGGTACTGCCAATACATTTGAAGACATTCTTAGAAGAGCTGCTGAAGATTGTGATTATATCGGATTGGGACCATTTCAATACACAACAACAAAACAAAATTTGAGCCCAATTTTGGGATTAGAAGGCTATTGTGATATCATAGAAAAAATGAGGACATACTGTATAAAAATACCCATATATGCTATTGGTGGTATCGATTTTGAAAACATAGAAAACCTAATGGAAACTGGCATTTATGGTATTGCAGTTTCTAGTTTAATTACAAAAAATAAAAATCCGTCAGAACTTATTACTCAACTTAACGAAAAATTATATGTCAGTATTTAA
- a CDS encoding thiazole synthase has translation MSVFNLGDKTFHSRLFLGTGKFGSNQQMAEAILASASELVTVALKRIDLETETDAILSHLKHPHINLLPNTSGARNAKEAVFAAQLAREALETNWLKLEIHPDPKYLMPDAIETLKATEELAKLGFIVLPYIHADPVLCKRLEDVGTAAVMPLGAPIGSNKGLKTIDFLEIIIESSKVPVIIDAGIGSPSDAAKAMELGADAVLVNTAISVAGNPILMAEAFREAVIAGRKAYEAKLGQQYKHAMASSPLTAFLNQ, from the coding sequence ATGTCAGTATTTAATTTAGGAGATAAAACCTTCCACTCCCGTTTATTTTTAGGCACTGGTAAATTTGGTTCGAACCAACAAATGGCAGAAGCAATCTTAGCTTCTGCCAGCGAATTAGTGACGGTTGCTTTGAAACGAATCGATTTAGAAACCGAAACAGATGCTATTTTATCACATCTAAAACATCCTCACATCAACTTATTGCCTAATACTTCTGGCGCTAGAAATGCTAAAGAAGCTGTTTTTGCAGCACAATTGGCAAGAGAAGCACTCGAAACCAATTGGCTGAAACTAGAAATTCATCCCGACCCAAAATATCTAATGCCAGATGCCATCGAGACCTTAAAAGCTACTGAAGAATTAGCCAAACTCGGTTTTATAGTCTTGCCTTATATTCATGCCGACCCCGTTTTATGTAAACGGTTAGAAGATGTTGGAACCGCAGCAGTAATGCCTTTGGGCGCACCAATAGGAAGTAATAAAGGACTTAAAACGATTGATTTTCTTGAAATTATAATTGAATCCTCTAAAGTTCCTGTGATTATTGATGCTGGAATTGGCTCTCCATCTGATGCTGCAAAAGCAATGGAACTGGGCGCAGACGCCGTTTTAGTAAATACTGCAATATCAGTTGCTGGAAATCCAATATTAATGGCAGAAGCTTTTAGAGAAGCTGTAATTGCAGGTCGAAAAGCATATGAAGCCAAGCTGGGACAGCAATATAAACACGCAATGGCTTCGAGTCCCTTGACAGCATTTTTAAATCAATAA
- the thiH gene encoding 2-iminoacetate synthase ThiH has product MKTFKSIFEQYDWETIKSKIYQTTSREVEQSLAKTKRNLADFLVLISPAAQPYLEQMAQLSHELTKKRFGKTIQMYAPLYLSNECQNICTYCGFSLDNKIKRKTLTDSEIKLEVGALKKAGFDHVLLVTGEANYTVNINYFLNAIDVIKEQFSIISVEVQPLSTEDYERLHQAGVYSVLVYQETYHQEVYKQYHTKGKKSNFDYRLETPDRVGSAGIHKIGLGVLLGLEDWRTDSFFNALHLDYLQKTYWQTKYTVSFPRLRPAEGVIKPNFIMDDKDLAQLICAYRLWNEDLEISLSTREDEKFRNNIIPLGITSMSAGSKTNPGGYVVDPQSLEQFEISDERSSFEIASIISNSGYEPVWKDWDRTFSQKSN; this is encoded by the coding sequence ATGAAAACATTCAAATCTATTTTTGAACAATACGATTGGGAAACCATTAAATCAAAAATATACCAAACCACTTCAAGAGAAGTTGAGCAATCCTTAGCTAAAACTAAAAGAAACCTAGCTGATTTCCTTGTCTTGATTTCTCCTGCAGCCCAACCCTATTTAGAACAAATGGCACAGTTAAGTCATGAACTTACAAAAAAACGTTTTGGCAAAACCATTCAAATGTATGCTCCATTATATTTAAGTAATGAATGTCAAAATATATGTACCTACTGCGGTTTTAGCCTCGACAACAAAATAAAAAGAAAAACTCTAACCGACTCTGAAATTAAACTTGAAGTAGGAGCTTTAAAAAAAGCTGGTTTTGATCATGTACTATTAGTAACTGGAGAAGCCAACTATACCGTTAATATCAATTATTTTCTTAATGCTATAGATGTAATAAAAGAACAGTTTTCCATTATTTCCGTAGAAGTGCAACCGCTGTCCACAGAAGATTATGAGCGTTTGCATCAAGCTGGTGTTTATTCGGTATTAGTCTATCAGGAAACCTACCATCAAGAAGTCTATAAACAATACCATACAAAAGGGAAAAAATCAAATTTTGATTATCGACTAGAAACTCCAGATCGTGTGGGATCGGCTGGAATTCACAAAATAGGTTTAGGGGTCTTACTCGGATTGGAAGATTGGCGTACAGATAGTTTTTTTAACGCTTTGCATTTAGATTATTTACAAAAGACCTATTGGCAAACAAAATACACTGTTTCATTTCCTAGATTACGTCCCGCCGAAGGGGTGATAAAACCCAATTTTATTATGGACGACAAAGATTTAGCCCAACTCATTTGTGCGTATCGTTTGTGGAATGAAGATCTAGAGATTTCTTTATCAACACGTGAAGATGAAAAATTTAGAAACAATATTATTCCACTTGGTATTACTAGTATGAGTGCAGGTTCTAAAACAAATCCAGGTGGATATGTGGTAGATCCACAATCGTTAGAACAATTTGAAATTAGCGACGAACGATCTTCTTTTGAAATTGCATCAATAATTTCTAATAGCGGATATGAACCGGTTTGGAAAGATTGGGACAGGACTTTTAGCCAAAAGTCTAATTGA
- a CDS encoding ThiF family adenylyltransferase, with amino-acid sequence MGVIQDFLRYNRQTMLPEIGNAGQEKLKKAKVLVIGAGGLGCPVLQYIATAGVGTIGIVDFDIVELHNLHRQILYTEKHLGHSKAIIAKSVIESLNPLIKIDAFQEKLTSDNAIQIIANFDIIVDGSDNFATRYLVNDTCVTLGKTVVYGSILGFEGQLAVFNHQGGKNLRDLFPEAPDPKDVPNCNLNGVLGTLPGMIGTMMAHETLKLIIGLPSLRNELVLFKTLDWQFTKLKF; translated from the coding sequence ATGGGTGTAATACAAGATTTTTTGCGCTATAACCGCCAAACCATGCTTCCCGAAATAGGTAATGCGGGACAAGAGAAACTAAAAAAAGCCAAAGTACTCGTTATTGGTGCGGGAGGATTGGGTTGTCCCGTTTTACAATATATAGCCACTGCAGGAGTGGGAACTATTGGAATAGTAGATTTTGATATTGTAGAACTACACAATTTACACCGTCAAATTTTATATACTGAAAAACATCTTGGCCATTCGAAAGCAATTATAGCAAAATCAGTTATAGAGTCTTTAAATCCATTAATTAAAATTGATGCTTTTCAAGAAAAATTAACTTCAGATAATGCCATACAAATTATTGCCAATTTTGATATTATCGTCGACGGTAGCGATAATTTTGCTACCCGCTATTTAGTCAATGACACTTGCGTAACTTTAGGAAAAACAGTTGTATATGGAAGTATTCTAGGTTTTGAGGGACAACTTGCTGTTTTTAATCACCAAGGCGGTAAAAACTTGCGTGATTTATTTCCGGAGGCACCTGATCCTAAAGATGTTCCTAACTGCAATTTAAATGGTGTATTGGGTACTTTACCGGGGATGATTGGCACCATGATGGCACATGAAACATTGAAATTAATTATTGGGTTGCCGAGTTTAAGGAATGAATTGGTATTGTTTAAAACTTTGGACTGGCAATTTACTAAATTGAAGTTTTAA
- the aat gene encoding leucyl/phenylalanyl-tRNA--protein transferase, with protein MYYLSQDLFFPDVSLTHSSGIIALGGDLSPERLQLAYKSGIFPWFEDGEPITWWSPNPRMVLFLEELIVSKSMRNILNRNLFTVTFNKNFREVISNCQMIKREGQNGTWITNDMIDAYCNLHELGVAKSVEVWQDGILVGGLYGIDLGNVFCGESMFSKVSNASKVAFISLVNSLKTANYQLLDCQVYNPHLETLGCREIDRKDFMAILKNSK; from the coding sequence ATGTATTATTTGTCTCAAGATTTATTTTTTCCAGATGTTAGTTTAACGCATTCTTCTGGTATTATTGCGTTGGGTGGTGATTTATCTCCCGAAAGGCTGCAATTGGCCTATAAAAGCGGTATTTTCCCTTGGTTTGAAGATGGAGAACCTATTACTTGGTGGTCACCAAATCCAAGAATGGTTTTGTTTTTGGAAGAATTAATCGTTTCTAAGAGTATGCGTAATATCCTAAATCGTAATCTCTTTACAGTTACATTCAACAAAAACTTTAGAGAAGTTATTTCTAATTGTCAAATGATAAAAAGAGAGGGGCAAAACGGCACTTGGATTACTAATGATATGATTGATGCCTATTGCAATTTACATGAATTAGGAGTCGCAAAATCAGTTGAGGTTTGGCAAGATGGTATTTTGGTTGGTGGTTTATACGGTATAGATTTAGGTAACGTTTTTTGTGGCGAAAGTATGTTCTCTAAAGTTTCTAACGCTTCCAAAGTCGCTTTTATTTCCTTGGTTAATTCACTAAAGACTGCCAATTATCAACTCTTGGACTGCCAGGTTTATAATCCTCATTTAGAAACTCTAGGCTGTCGTGAAATTGATAGAAAGGACTTCATGGCAATTCTTAAAAATAGTAAGTAG